The Actinomycetota bacterium genome includes a region encoding these proteins:
- a CDS encoding serine hydroxymethyltransferase — MTLRESDSEIWQAIQDELERQRHTLDLIASENYVSEDVIEAQASVMTNKYAEGYPGHRYYGGCVHVDTAETIACRRAKELFGAEYANVQPHSGAQANTAIYLALLKPGDTVMGLMLPHGGHLTHGSPANISGRIYNFVAYGVNPETEQMDYDEIRRIARENKPRMIVTGASAYPRIIDFEAFRSIADEVDAYLMVDMAHIAGLVAAGVHPSPVPHSDVVSTTTHKTLRGPRGGLILAREKYGKALDKAVFPGTQGGPMMHTIAAKAVCFKEAMAGDFKTYAERVVVNARAMAEVLAGRGFRICSGGTDTHLMLVDLTSKGITGADAEQELGMVGIVANKNTIPFETRSASVTSGIRLGTPAITTRGLKEDETRFLANLIADTLEGMGDERVHGRVAAEVKRLCEEHPVYSNLAAVGR, encoded by the coding sequence ATGACATTAAGGGAAAGCGATTCGGAGATATGGCAGGCCATCCAGGACGAGCTTGAGCGCCAGCGGCACACACTCGACCTTATCGCGTCTGAAAACTATGTGAGCGAGGATGTAATCGAAGCACAGGCTTCGGTCATGACCAATAAATACGCCGAAGGCTACCCGGGACACCGCTATTACGGCGGTTGCGTGCATGTCGATACGGCGGAGACGATAGCTTGCCGGCGCGCCAAGGAACTCTTCGGCGCGGAGTACGCCAATGTCCAGCCCCACTCGGGCGCCCAGGCAAACACAGCGATTTACCTGGCGTTGCTCAAGCCGGGCGACACGGTCATGGGTTTGATGCTCCCGCACGGCGGCCACCTTACGCACGGCAGCCCGGCCAATATCTCGGGCCGGATATACAACTTCGTCGCTTACGGGGTCAACCCCGAGACCGAGCAGATGGATTACGACGAGATTCGAAGGATTGCCCGTGAGAATAAGCCGCGTATGATAGTCACAGGCGCGAGCGCTTATCCGCGCATCATCGATTTCGAGGCGTTCCGCTCGATAGCCGACGAGGTCGACGCATACCTTATGGTCGATATGGCGCATATCGCGGGATTGGTAGCAGCCGGGGTTCACCCGAGCCCCGTACCCCATAGCGATGTGGTATCTACCACGACGCACAAAACGCTGCGCGGCCCGCGCGGCGGTTTGATTCTGGCGCGCGAGAAGTACGGCAAAGCGCTCGATAAAGCGGTCTTTCCGGGGACGCAGGGCGGCCCCATGATGCATACGATAGCGGCTAAAGCGGTCTGCTTCAAAGAGGCCATGGCCGGTGATTTTAAGACCTACGCCGAGCGGGTCGTGGTTAACGCGCGCGCAATGGCCGAGGTTTTGGCGGGGCGCGGGTTTCGGATATGCTCGGGCGGCACCGATACGCACCTGATGCTAGTCGATTTGACGAGCAAAGGGATAACCGGGGCCGATGCCGAACAAGAGCTTGGAATGGTCGGTATCGTTGCTAACAAAAACACCATCCCGTTCGAGACGCGAAGCGCCTCGGTAACGAGCGGCATCCGTTTAGGGACGCCGGCGATTACGACTCGCGGCTTAAAGGAAGATGAGACCCGATTCTTGGCAAACCTTATCGCCGACACCCTGGAGGGCATGGGCGATGAGCGGGTACACGGGAGGGTCGCGGCCGAAGTTAAACGGCTCTGCGAAGAGCACCCTGTCTACAGCAACCTCGCTGCCGTAGGGCGCTAG
- the rpiB gene encoding ribose 5-phosphate isomerase B, translating to MKVVIGSDHAGYDLKEELKEVLKEEGVEFLDVGTINGDDSVDYPDFAEMVALKVVAGEYDRGVIVCGTGVGVAIAANKVKGARAANCNETVSARFSREHNDANILTLGSRIIGAAVAIEILKVWLATGFEGGRHARRVEKISMIEERAGVSE from the coding sequence TTGAAGGTCGTAATAGGGTCCGACCACGCCGGATATGATTTAAAAGAAGAACTCAAAGAGGTGCTCAAAGAAGAGGGCGTCGAGTTTTTGGATGTCGGCACCATCAACGGCGACGACTCTGTCGACTACCCGGACTTCGCCGAAATGGTGGCGCTAAAAGTTGTCGCCGGGGAGTATGACCGCGGGGTTATCGTATGCGGTACCGGGGTCGGGGTGGCCATTGCCGCGAACAAAGTCAAAGGAGCCCGCGCCGCAAACTGCAACGAGACGGTATCCGCGCGCTTCAGCCGCGAGCACAACGACGCCAACATCCTAACCTTGGGGTCGAGGATAATTGGCGCGGCGGTCGCGATAGAGATATTGAAAGTATGGTTAGCTACCGGCTTCGAAGGCGGCAGACACGCCCGACGGGTCGAGAAGATAAGTATGATAGAAGAACGAGCAGGGGTGAGCGAATGA